One stretch of Segatella copri DNA includes these proteins:
- a CDS encoding helix-turn-helix domain-containing protein, with translation MKDLYEYSTPELVRLLGNRFREYRMRCNLTQKEVAELTGIGMTTIHKFENGCARNISLSTLILLLKVVGQINALDNLMPELPPSPYLMTKGDKKVQRIRH, from the coding sequence ATGAAAGATTTGTATGAATATTCTACTCCGGAACTGGTGAGATTGCTGGGAAATCGCTTTAGGGAATACAGAATGCGATGCAATTTGACACAGAAGGAAGTGGCTGAACTGACAGGCATTGGTATGACTACTATCCACAAGTTTGAGAATGGATGTGCTAGAAACATTTCGCTTTCTACATTGATTCTCTTGCTCAAGGTGGTGGGACAGATCAATGCGCTTGATAACTTAATGCCCGAATTGCCACCATCCCCTTACTTGATGACCAAGGGAGATAAAAAGGTACAAAGAATTAGACACTGA
- a CDS encoding type II toxin-antitoxin system HipA family toxin has product MVKTLKVILWDEEVGRLSWDDKRQMSYFTYNPTFVHRGIDISPLWASIRNNRGLMPIWGEEQRIYQKLPAFLADSLPDSWGNQLFDLWRQQNHLSNTEISPLDKLSFIGRRGMGALEFVPEYERSKKSERIDVNSLVALAERIFTEREEAQILPEESLTMQSLLTVGTSAGGRQPKAIIAINSADGEIRSGQISDLDGYDYYLLKFGNADFNSAELEMTYYELAVKAGINMMHSELLTVDGSKHFMTQRFDRKDGKKLYTQTLAAMYPEANSYEQLISVCRSLHLPEADCEEVYRRMIFNVLANNTDDHNKNFSFMMDRMGNWRLSPAYDLTYILNMGGVQPNQDHCMFIRSKLRNISKEDVLQFAFDNGIRKPESLINDVKNALLQFRTVAVKYAVDEKWIGRVESTILSHLKEWGEYEDDKPTLSVEINGHQVTDVHIEQAYKGNFHLCAKIDGRERKFVISKNKNEFSLIESIGIANLTEKQLLTMVEKFLCK; this is encoded by the coding sequence ATGGTTAAGACTTTAAAAGTAATCTTGTGGGATGAGGAAGTTGGTAGGTTGTCGTGGGACGACAAAAGGCAAATGTCCTACTTCACTTATAATCCAACTTTTGTGCATAGGGGTATTGATATATCTCCTCTATGGGCATCCATACGCAACAATAGAGGACTTATGCCTATTTGGGGAGAGGAACAGAGAATTTATCAAAAACTTCCTGCTTTCCTGGCTGACTCATTGCCTGATTCTTGGGGCAATCAGTTGTTTGATCTTTGGAGACAGCAGAATCATCTCTCCAATACGGAAATTTCTCCTCTTGATAAGTTGTCATTTATCGGTAGAAGAGGAATGGGTGCTTTGGAGTTTGTCCCAGAGTATGAGAGGAGTAAGAAATCAGAGAGGATTGATGTCAATTCCTTGGTTGCACTTGCTGAACGCATATTTACTGAACGAGAGGAGGCTCAGATTTTACCAGAGGAATCTCTTACCATGCAGTCGCTCTTGACTGTGGGAACTTCTGCTGGTGGCAGGCAGCCTAAGGCTATTATTGCTATCAATTCGGCTGATGGTGAGATAAGAAGTGGACAAATCTCGGATCTTGATGGATATGATTACTACTTGTTGAAGTTTGGAAATGCTGATTTCAACTCTGCCGAACTAGAAATGACATACTACGAGCTTGCCGTCAAGGCTGGCATCAATATGATGCATTCTGAACTCTTGACGGTTGATGGCAGCAAGCACTTCATGACGCAGAGATTTGATAGAAAAGATGGGAAGAAGCTTTATACTCAAACTTTGGCGGCTATGTATCCTGAGGCAAATAGTTATGAGCAACTTATTTCTGTTTGCAGGTCGCTCCATTTGCCTGAGGCTGATTGTGAAGAGGTTTATAGAAGAATGATATTCAACGTGCTGGCAAACAATACTGATGATCACAACAAAAACTTCTCCTTCATGATGGATAGGATGGGTAATTGGCGGTTATCACCTGCTTATGATCTTACCTATATCCTCAATATGGGTGGAGTGCAGCCCAATCAAGACCACTGTATGTTTATCAGGTCCAAACTGCGTAATATTTCAAAAGAGGATGTCTTGCAATTTGCATTCGATAATGGTATTCGAAAGCCAGAAAGCCTGATTAATGATGTAAAGAATGCTTTGTTGCAATTTAGAACTGTGGCTGTAAAATATGCAGTGGATGAAAAATGGATAGGCAGAGTGGAGTCTACCATCCTTTCTCATCTGAAAGAATGGGGTGAGTATGAAGATGATAAACCGACGTTATCTGTAGAGATTAATGGTCATCAAGTGACTGATGTACATATAGAGCAAGCCTACAAGGGCAACTTTCATTTGTGTGCAAAGATAGATGGCAGGGAAAGGAAGTTTGTGATAAGCAAAAACAAGAATGAGTTTTCCCTTATAGAGAGTATCGGAATCGCTAATCTTACAGAGAAACAACTGTTGACTATGGTTGAAAAATTCCTATGTAAGTAA
- the tnpC gene encoding IS66 family transposase, translating into MKKDEIIVLLKEQLQLANEQLQQANATVSSLTTQVNELIERIKSLEELLVQKGIAIDKANRQNKALGKLVSGKKSERQEKNPQDSMTQEEFDKKKTEQAEKRKARKNNGAKRDMHYEMKEVHVTIDPVMDAGLLKTLRLFGTRTCIRYSMEPIKFIKTVYHINTYTDGSIMYPGKTPPALLLNSSYSPSFAAGLLQMRYIYSMPVERIIKYFADNGFTLRKATANKLIARSADVLENFYKAICQVVLQQDYVSADETYHKVLLAKTKPTDKGSKKGYLWAVSASKLGLVFFVYEDGSRSEQVILNVFSDYKGTIQSDAYAPYRKLESDAYPDIMRIACLQHVKRDFIDCGKEDKDAQEVVDILNRFYREDKKHKVGVNGWTVEGHLVYRQSYAPDILQDLLEKLEEISSRKDLLPKSTLAQAVGYALNEYNAICDIFKRGDTALDNNYIERIQRYISLSRRNSMFFGSHEGASRAAILYSIAISCRLNGINLFEYICDVIEKTAEWQPNTPLKKYRDLLPDRWKKQ; encoded by the coding sequence ATGAAAAAGGACGAAATTATAGTACTTTTAAAGGAACAGCTTCAGCTTGCAAACGAACAGCTTCAGCAAGCTAATGCTACGGTGAGCTCGTTGACTACACAGGTCAACGAACTCATTGAACGTATAAAGTCATTAGAAGAACTGCTCGTCCAGAAAGGAATCGCCATTGACAAAGCGAATCGTCAGAACAAGGCACTCGGCAAGCTCGTTTCAGGCAAGAAGTCCGAACGTCAGGAAAAGAATCCACAAGACTCGATGACCCAGGAGGAATTTGACAAGAAGAAAACAGAGCAGGCCGAAAAGAGAAAGGCACGCAAAAACAACGGTGCCAAGCGTGACATGCATTACGAGATGAAAGAGGTGCATGTTACGATAGATCCAGTCATGGATGCAGGGCTTTTGAAGACGTTGCGTCTCTTCGGAACTCGTACCTGTATACGTTACAGCATGGAACCCATCAAATTCATCAAGACCGTGTATCACATCAACACTTATACTGATGGAAGTATCATGTATCCGGGGAAAACTCCGCCGGCTCTGTTGTTGAATTCTTCCTATTCACCTTCCTTTGCAGCAGGACTCCTGCAGATGCGATACATCTATTCCATGCCGGTAGAGCGAATCATCAAATACTTTGCCGACAATGGGTTTACGTTAAGGAAAGCTACGGCAAACAAGTTGATTGCCAGAAGTGCTGATGTACTGGAAAACTTCTATAAGGCTATCTGCCAAGTAGTGTTGCAGCAGGATTATGTCTCGGCAGACGAGACATACCATAAAGTGCTGTTAGCCAAGACAAAACCTACAGACAAGGGGTCGAAGAAAGGCTACCTCTGGGCTGTAAGTGCGTCTAAATTGGGACTTGTCTTCTTCGTATATGAGGATGGTTCACGCTCTGAGCAGGTCATACTTAACGTATTCTCAGATTATAAAGGTACCATACAGAGTGATGCATATGCTCCTTACCGGAAACTGGAGTCGGATGCTTATCCTGACATTATGAGAATCGCCTGTCTACAGCATGTCAAGAGAGACTTCATCGACTGCGGCAAGGAAGACAAGGATGCTCAGGAAGTCGTAGATATCCTCAACAGATTTTATCGAGAAGACAAAAAACATAAGGTTGGGGTAAATGGATGGACCGTTGAAGGCCATCTAGTCTATCGGCAGTCATATGCACCGGACATTTTACAGGATTTATTGGAGAAACTGGAGGAAATATCTTCCAGGAAGGATTTGCTGCCCAAGTCTACCTTGGCGCAGGCGGTCGGTTATGCCCTTAATGAATATAATGCCATTTGTGACATCTTCAAAAGAGGTGATACGGCTCTCGATAACAACTATATTGAGAGAATCCAGAGGTACATATCACTATCAAGAAGAAACTCAATGTTCTTTGGTTCGCACGAAGGAGCAAGCCGGGCGGCTATCCTATATTCCATCGCCATCTCATGCAGGCTGAATGGCATTAATCTGTTTGAATACATATGCGACGTAATAGAAAAGACTGCAGAATGGCAACCCAATACCCCATTGAAAAAATATAGAGACTTACTTCCTGACCGATGGAAAAAGCAGTAA
- the tnpB gene encoding IS66 family insertion sequence element accessory protein TnpB (TnpB, as the term is used for proteins encoded by IS66 family insertion elements, is considered an accessory protein, since TnpC, encoded by a neighboring gene, is a DDE family transposase.) — protein MFGLNENTQYYVCQRYVRMNMGINGLYQIVRTEMELPPLGGAVFIFFSKNRQQVKMLKWDGDGFLLYQKRLERGTFELPFFDPQSKQCKMPYKTLSAIMSGICLKSMKYRKRVNL, from the coding sequence ATGTTTGGACTAAACGAAAATACCCAGTATTACGTCTGCCAGCGATATGTCCGAATGAACATGGGCATAAATGGCCTGTACCAGATTGTGAGGACGGAGATGGAGCTGCCGCCACTCGGTGGTGCCGTCTTCATCTTCTTCTCAAAGAACCGCCAGCAGGTAAAAATGCTCAAATGGGATGGCGACGGTTTCCTGCTGTATCAGAAGCGACTGGAGCGAGGAACCTTTGAATTACCATTCTTTGATCCCCAAAGCAAACAATGCAAAATGCCTTACAAGACGCTATCTGCCATCATGAGCGGAATTTGCCTAAAAAGCATGAAATATAGAAAGAGGGTTAACTTATAG
- a CDS encoding sialate O-acetylesterase, with protein sequence MACLPMMAQKTGSKVQEKPDPNFQIYLCFGQSNMEGNAAIEDIDRTGVNPRFQAMYAVDDKKAGWKKGQWHTAVPPQARPSTGLTPVDYFGRKMVDNLPDSIKVGTITVAVGGASIDLFDKRTYKAYLKKQPDWMKNFASQYNGNPYARLIELAKIAKKQGVIKGILLHQGETNNGDANWSNRVKTVYNDILKDLNLKAEDVPLLVGETVQKDMGGKCWAHIAIVDDIAKTIPTAHVISSKGCPQRGDGLHFIAESYRTMGKRYANMMLALQGIIPDSNYPRVDKDRRAYVKLHAPEAKKVIFDICGKQYEMKKDLDGDWYGVSDPLVVGFHYYFLNVDGVQVVDPASETYFGCCREAGGLEVPEGAEGNYYRPQQGVAHGQVRSVSYYAASQKQFRRAMVYTPAEYETNTTKRYPVLYLQHGMGEDETGWSKQGMMQHIMDNLIAEGKAEPMIVVMESGDVKKPFVARPGKNVDEERNHYGASFYDVIIKDLIPMVDKTFRTYTDREHRAMAGLSWGGCQTFNTVLPHMDKFSALGTFSGALFGVDVKTCFNGVFADAEKYNKNIHYMFMGCGSEENFGTEKMAQQLKELGIKLDVYVSPGTHHEWLTWRRCFKEFVPHLFKW encoded by the coding sequence ATGGCGTGCCTACCTATGATGGCACAGAAAACGGGCAGTAAGGTTCAGGAAAAGCCTGATCCTAATTTTCAGATTTATCTCTGCTTCGGACAGTCGAACATGGAAGGAAATGCGGCTATCGAAGACATCGACCGAACGGGCGTGAACCCGAGATTCCAGGCTATGTATGCCGTGGATGATAAAAAGGCGGGATGGAAGAAGGGACAATGGCACACCGCTGTGCCGCCACAGGCAAGACCCTCTACAGGACTGACTCCTGTTGACTATTTCGGAAGAAAGATGGTGGATAACCTGCCAGACAGCATCAAGGTGGGAACCATCACCGTGGCAGTAGGCGGAGCCAGCATCGACCTCTTCGATAAGCGTACCTATAAGGCTTATCTCAAGAAACAACCCGACTGGATGAAGAACTTTGCATCCCAGTACAACGGAAATCCATACGCCCGACTGATAGAACTGGCTAAAATAGCCAAGAAGCAGGGTGTTATCAAGGGCATTCTCCTGCATCAGGGCGAAACCAACAACGGCGATGCCAACTGGTCTAACCGAGTAAAGACTGTTTATAACGACATCTTGAAAGATTTGAATCTGAAGGCAGAAGACGTACCTCTGCTCGTAGGCGAAACCGTACAGAAGGATATGGGCGGAAAATGCTGGGCACATATCGCCATCGTTGATGATATTGCCAAGACCATTCCTACAGCCCACGTCATTTCTTCAAAGGGCTGTCCACAGCGTGGCGACGGTCTACACTTCATCGCAGAAAGCTACCGCACCATGGGCAAGCGCTATGCAAACATGATGCTCGCCCTGCAGGGAATCATTCCAGACAGCAACTATCCGCGTGTAGATAAGGACCGTAGAGCTTATGTAAAGCTCCATGCTCCTGAGGCAAAGAAAGTAATCTTCGACATCTGCGGCAAGCAATATGAGATGAAAAAGGATTTGGATGGCGACTGGTACGGCGTGAGCGATCCGCTGGTAGTAGGATTCCACTACTATTTTCTGAATGTAGATGGCGTGCAGGTTGTTGACCCTGCCAGCGAAACCTACTTCGGCTGCTGCCGTGAAGCAGGCGGTCTGGAAGTACCAGAAGGAGCAGAAGGCAACTACTATCGTCCTCAGCAGGGCGTAGCCCACGGTCAGGTTCGCTCAGTATCTTACTATGCAGCCTCTCAGAAGCAGTTCCGCCGCGCCATGGTTTACACCCCTGCCGAATATGAAACCAACACCACCAAGCGCTATCCTGTGCTCTATCTGCAGCATGGCATGGGCGAAGACGAGACGGGCTGGAGCAAGCAGGGAATGATGCAGCACATCATGGACAACCTGATAGCAGAAGGCAAGGCTGAGCCTATGATTGTGGTCATGGAGAGTGGCGATGTAAAGAAGCCTTTCGTTGCCCGTCCAGGCAAGAATGTAGATGAAGAGCGCAACCACTATGGAGCTTCTTTCTATGATGTGATTATCAAGGATCTGATTCCGATGGTTGACAAGACATTCCGCACTTATACCGACCGCGAGCATCGTGCGATGGCAGGATTGTCATGGGGCGGTTGTCAGACATTCAACACGGTATTGCCTCACATGGATAAGTTCTCTGCCCTTGGCACCTTTAGCGGTGCACTCTTTGGCGTGGATGTAAAGACCTGTTTCAATGGAGTTTTTGCCGATGCAGAGAAATACAACAAGAACATTCATTATATGTTTATGGGCTGCGGTTCGGAAGAGAACTTCGGTACCGAGAAGATGGCACAGCAGTTGAAGGAGCTGGGCATCAAGCTCGATGTTTATGTATCACCAGGCACTCATCATGAGTGGCTCACCTGGCGCCGCTGCTTCAAGGAATTTGTTCCTCACCTCTTTAAATGGTAA
- a CDS encoding transposase gives MTSEPLNQYTEICRDAIKSSSAKLSKTFESLLLEILLLYMTIQRKINFTQMERYGTHCEQTYRTNFNRGRAKCIDWVKFNLALCRRYLNMDGLLAIAIDPSYISKSGKKTPHIGTFWSGCASSMKHGLEIMGLALVDVHANSCMMLRAHQTPSTGELKMRNMTLVQHYIAVIKRYKKDLLKVTDIVVADAFFSIRPFVDGIKECGFHLVSRFRDTASLYYVYTGPRSNKPGRPKTLDGKINYKKLDLTRMAELHIEGLEGTAYTLIAYSKALKQKVRLVIWVMPNGKHKLFFSTKTSMSGEEVLRTYRSRFQIEFCFRDAKQYTGLTHCQARHKNQLDFSYNASFASQNVAKVMMKENELPYSMASFKEIMASTYIAKLIFNKCRRIPNRKLISHTIKELFGWQRKAA, from the coding sequence ATGACATCAGAACCACTCAACCAATATACGGAAATATGCAGAGATGCTATCAAAAGTTCATCTGCAAAGTTAAGCAAAACTTTCGAGAGTCTACTCTTGGAAATACTTTTATTGTACATGACGATACAAAGAAAGATAAATTTCACTCAAATGGAGCGTTACGGCACCCATTGTGAGCAGACCTACAGAACGAACTTCAACCGTGGTCGTGCTAAATGCATAGACTGGGTGAAGTTCAACCTTGCCCTATGCCGACGTTACTTGAATATGGATGGTCTATTGGCTATAGCCATCGATCCGAGCTACATCAGCAAGTCGGGTAAGAAGACTCCGCATATCGGTACTTTCTGGTCCGGTTGTGCAAGTTCCATGAAGCATGGGCTTGAAATCATGGGGCTTGCACTTGTCGATGTCCATGCCAACAGTTGCATGATGCTGCGCGCCCATCAGACTCCATCTACTGGAGAATTGAAAATGCGTAACATGACTCTCGTGCAACATTACATAGCGGTCATCAAGCGTTATAAGAAGGATTTGTTGAAGGTCACCGATATTGTTGTCGCTGACGCTTTCTTCTCTATCCGTCCGTTTGTGGACGGAATCAAAGAGTGCGGTTTCCATCTTGTCAGCCGCTTCAGGGATACTGCGAGCCTATATTATGTGTATACGGGACCTCGTTCCAATAAGCCTGGACGTCCCAAGACACTTGACGGAAAAATCAACTACAAGAAACTTGACCTCACACGTATGGCAGAGTTGCATATTGAAGGACTTGAAGGCACAGCCTACACACTCATAGCCTATTCAAAGGCATTGAAGCAGAAAGTGCGCCTTGTCATTTGGGTTATGCCGAACGGAAAACACAAGCTTTTCTTCTCAACAAAGACATCCATGTCGGGTGAGGAAGTGTTGCGCACATACCGCTCAAGATTCCAAATAGAGTTTTGTTTTCGCGATGCAAAGCAATATACTGGTCTTACGCATTGCCAAGCAAGACACAAGAACCAGTTGGACTTTTCCTATAATGCATCATTCGCATCACAGAATGTTGCGAAAGTGATGATGAAGGAAAATGAATTGCCGTATTCCATGGCTTCTTTCAAGGAGATTATGGCAAGCACATACATCGCTAAATTAATTTTCAACAAGTGTCGGAGAATACCGAACCGAAAGTTAATTAGTCATACTATCAAAGAACTCTTTGGCTGGCAACGTAAAGCTGCTTAG
- a CDS encoding SusC/RagA family TonB-linked outer membrane protein translates to MKNLKMIEKPFVLLFLLCLLPLGVSAQSIVKGIVTDPSGEPVIGATVKVDGSKLGVVTDLDGKFSVDAAPNATLTITYVGMEPKTVKAEAGKTLSITLKDDSKVLNDVVVIGYGVQKKSDLTGAVASIKSDDIKGLSATDAGAALQGKAAGVQIINSGGPGEAADIRIRGYSSNSGNIGPLLIVDGLKVDNIQYLDPSMIESMEVLKDAASAAIYGAQAGNGVVIITTKTGAANGGKAQISYSSKFTIQSLGKRADIFDAPEYIEYHKYLGDLNDDLLKKNNYNGQNTNWYDEVFENSLAHQHSLTLQASNGKGRFLASLNILNNDGIVKGSKDTYKRFTGQINADYDIYKWLNVTTNTSFEKWKTKGVTKGYGSLLNSVVSIDPLTPAYISNVEDLAPGMKAKVEAGGPVPRDPSHNNDYYGTSKYVEDATGNPLYQRDRHDTWNSGINVRGTVAANIKPFKGFTFTSRLGYRITQSNYHNYETPYWLTSMAHSENYTIEANTNNGLYYQWENFANYLTTIGKHTIGAMAGMSFTKNHWDNSSISSTGGNILTSYEPNFHYINYLLADATKNVGNAPSDATELSYFGRVSYSYDNRYFMQVNFRRDAFDTSKLSKKARWGNFPSVSAGWAISNEKFFKDNISRDAISFLKLRGSWGQNGNVNILSDYRYASTIALNQSFYQYNPSIGDGKLTLGSKPSGLANPDLKWETSEQVDLGLDARFLNDRLTLGLDWYRKTTKDLLIEIAPIPEIGVNKRVVNTGKVLNSGLDFELGWRDHIKDFKYSVTVNGSTLKNEVKEVSNLVSRLTEVGIDGFNNQLKPTFEAGHQVWYFRGYKYAGVAEDGSALYYNKNGETTSAPTDEDKQDLGSGIPKFTYGITLNAEYKGFDLTVFGTGSAGNKIYNLMVSADRPLINGIDTYWKDSWRADRTNAKYPDMKKVATDWKFFSSDAAVFSGSYFKIKQIQLGYTLPKAISSVAGISNLRVYCSLDDFFTITKYPGADPETASMNSGASRGFDNGTYPTSKKVVFGINVTF, encoded by the coding sequence ATGAAGAATTTAAAAATGATTGAAAAGCCGTTTGTTTTGCTATTCCTGCTCTGTTTGCTTCCTTTGGGAGTTTCGGCTCAGAGCATAGTGAAAGGTATAGTGACTGATCCAAGTGGAGAACCTGTGATTGGTGCTACTGTTAAAGTAGATGGTAGCAAACTGGGTGTTGTTACCGACTTGGATGGTAAGTTTAGCGTTGATGCTGCACCTAATGCAACATTGACAATTACCTATGTGGGTATGGAGCCTAAGACCGTGAAAGCTGAGGCTGGTAAAACCCTTTCCATTACCTTGAAGGATGATTCAAAAGTTCTTAATGATGTCGTTGTCATCGGTTATGGCGTTCAGAAGAAGAGCGACCTGACAGGTGCAGTTGCATCTATCAAGAGCGATGACATCAAGGGTTTGTCAGCTACCGATGCCGGTGCTGCCCTCCAGGGTAAGGCTGCCGGTGTGCAGATTATCAACTCGGGTGGTCCGGGTGAGGCTGCCGATATCCGTATCCGTGGTTATTCTTCCAATAGTGGTAATATCGGTCCGTTGCTCATTGTCGATGGTCTGAAGGTGGATAATATCCAGTACCTGGATCCATCTATGATTGAAAGCATGGAGGTATTGAAGGATGCCGCTTCTGCTGCCATCTATGGTGCGCAGGCGGGTAATGGTGTCGTTATCATTACTACCAAGACGGGTGCTGCCAATGGCGGTAAGGCTCAGATTTCTTACAGCAGCAAGTTCACTATCCAGTCGTTGGGAAAGAGGGCTGATATCTTTGATGCTCCTGAGTATATAGAGTATCACAAGTATTTGGGCGACTTGAACGATGATCTTCTGAAGAAGAACAACTATAATGGTCAGAACACCAACTGGTATGACGAGGTGTTTGAGAACAGTCTGGCTCACCAGCATAGTCTCACCTTGCAGGCAAGTAACGGTAAGGGACGTTTCCTCGCCAGCTTGAATATCCTGAACAATGATGGTATCGTTAAAGGTAGCAAGGATACTTATAAGCGTTTCACTGGTCAGATCAATGCCGACTATGATATCTATAAGTGGTTGAACGTGACTACTAATACATCTTTTGAAAAGTGGAAGACCAAAGGTGTGACCAAGGGTTATGGTTCATTGCTGAACTCTGTGGTTTCTATCGATCCTTTGACTCCAGCTTATATCAGTAATGTGGAGGATTTGGCTCCTGGCATGAAGGCAAAGGTAGAAGCCGGTGGCCCAGTTCCAAGAGATCCAAGCCATAACAATGACTACTATGGTACTTCTAAATATGTAGAAGATGCTACTGGTAACCCTCTCTATCAGCGCGACCGTCATGACACATGGAATTCTGGTATCAATGTACGTGGTACCGTTGCTGCCAATATCAAGCCATTCAAGGGCTTTACATTTACTTCTCGCTTAGGTTATCGTATCACTCAGAGTAACTATCATAACTACGAGACTCCATATTGGTTAACATCTATGGCACATAGTGAAAACTATACCATTGAAGCGAATACCAATAATGGTTTGTACTATCAGTGGGAGAACTTTGCCAACTATTTGACAACAATCGGCAAGCACACTATTGGTGCCATGGCAGGTATGTCGTTTACCAAGAATCATTGGGATAACAGTTCCATCAGTTCTACAGGAGGTAACATACTCACATCTTATGAGCCAAACTTCCATTACATCAACTACTTGTTGGCTGATGCAACCAAGAATGTAGGTAACGCTCCTTCAGATGCCACAGAGTTATCTTACTTTGGCCGTGTATCTTACAGCTATGACAACCGTTACTTCATGCAGGTTAACTTCCGTCGTGATGCTTTCGATACATCAAAACTTTCAAAGAAGGCACGTTGGGGTAACTTCCCATCAGTTTCAGCAGGATGGGCTATCAGCAATGAGAAGTTCTTCAAGGACAATATAAGCCGTGATGCCATTTCTTTCTTGAAACTTCGTGGTTCTTGGGGTCAGAATGGTAACGTCAATATCTTGAGCGATTATCGTTATGCTTCTACCATAGCTCTTAATCAGAGTTTCTATCAGTATAATCCTTCTATCGGAGATGGTAAGCTGACTTTAGGTTCTAAGCCTTCCGGACTTGCTAACCCAGACTTGAAGTGGGAAACTTCAGAGCAGGTTGACCTTGGACTTGATGCGCGATTCCTTAACGACCGTTTAACTTTGGGCTTAGACTGGTATCGTAAGACAACCAAGGACCTCTTGATTGAAATCGCTCCTATTCCAGAGATTGGTGTAAACAAGAGAGTTGTTAATACAGGTAAGGTACTTAACTCTGGTCTTGATTTCGAGTTGGGTTGGAGAGATCACATCAAGGACTTTAAGTATAGTGTGACCGTAAATGGTTCAACTCTGAAGAATGAGGTGAAGGAGGTTTCTAACCTTGTAAGCCGTTTGACCGAAGTAGGTATCGATGGATTCAATAACCAGCTTAAGCCTACATTCGAGGCTGGCCATCAGGTATGGTATTTCCGTGGTTACAAGTATGCAGGTGTAGCCGAAGATGGTAGCGCTCTCTATTATAATAAGAATGGCGAAACAACTTCAGCTCCAACCGATGAAGATAAGCAGGATTTGGGCTCAGGTATTCCTAAGTTTACTTATGGTATTACTCTTAATGCAGAATATAAGGGCTTTGACCTTACCGTATTTGGAACAGGCTCTGCTGGCAACAAGATTTACAACTTGATGGTTTCTGCTGACCGTCCGTTGATCAATGGAATTGATACCTACTGGAAGGATTCTTGGAGAGCAGACCGCACCAATGCTAAATATCCTGATATGAAAAAGGTTGCTACAGACTGGAAGTTCTTCAGTTCTGATGCAGCTGTGTTCAGTGGCTCGTATTTCAAGATCAAGCAGATTCAGTTGGGCTATACATTGCCAAAGGCTATCTCTAGCGTGGCAGGTATCAGCAATCTTCGTGTATATTGCTCACTGGATGATTTCTTCACCATTACCAAGTATCCTGGCGCAGACCCAGAGACCGCTTCTATGAATAGTGGTGCCTCTCGTGGTTTTGATAATGGTACTTATCCAACTTCCAAGAAGGTGGTATTTGGTATCAATGTAACATTCTAA